From the genome of Paraburkholderia largidicola:
AGTAGTAGTAGAGCATGCGTTCATTGGTCTCCGCGCGGCGGGCGATCTGGTCGACGCGTGCGCCGAACAACCCACCATTCGCGAACTCTTCGGCCGCCGCGAGCAGAATGCGGCGACGGGTGCCTTCAGGATCTCTTTTGATTTTCGGCTGATTCATGGTGGCATGTGCTTCGTGAGCCGCGTTATCCGGATCGCTCGCCGTCCAATTGCCTGGCCTTGCAACGGCGGCGCTGCGCGGGGCTGGTTGGTGGGAACACCTTCCTGCGGTCTTACAAAAAAGCGCTTCGATTATGGCACATGCTTCGGTAATAACAACTGGGGAAATCGGCGATAATACGCATTTGACCGATGATCGAATGCACTTGCCGCGCTACGTTGTCGTTTGCCCTGGCGGCCCGGCGTCCTCACGCGGTTTGCGCAGTATCTGCGAATGCGTCTCTGTGCGGACCCAATGGCGCACGCCAAACGGTGCACACCCAATGGCGCAGTTGAAACCGCATCCATTCGATCACACGGATCCGCCGCGCCCGTGAATGGCAACAGCATGTCCCCCACGTCTTGACAGTGACAGAATCCAAAATACTCGCGGATCGCATTGAAGATCTGCTGCCCCAGACACAATGCACGAAGTGCGGCTACCCCCACTGCCGCGCTTACGCCGAAGCCATCGCGCAAGGCGAGGCCAGCTACAACCAGTGCCCGCCCGGCGGCGCGGAAGGCATCGAGCGGCTTGCGACGCTGCTCGGCAAGCCCGTGATTCCCCTGAATCTGGACAATGGCGTCGAGCGCGCGCGGCCCGTCGCGTTCATCGACGAAAACCTGTGCATCGGCTGCACGCTGTGTATGCAGGCTTGCCCCGTCGATGCCATCGTCGGCGCACCGAAGCAGATGCACACGATGGTCGCCGAACTGTGCACGGGCTGCGACCTGTGCGTGCCGCCCTGCCCCGTCGACTGCATCGAGATGATCCCCGTCACGGGCGACAAGACGGGCTGGGATGCGTGGAGCCAGCAACAGGCCGACGCCGCACGCGCACGTCATGACGGGCACCGCACGCGCCTCGCGGCGGAGCGCGAGGCAGCAGAGGCGCGCGCAGCAGCCAAACGCGCCGCGGCAGCATCGGCGAATGCGCCGGCTCCCGCTGCGCGAGTCGCCGGCCCTGCCCCCACAGAACCGGCAGTCCCGGCAGTCGAAGCAGTCGGAACCGCCGCCGCGCCAGCCACCGACGCCGAAGCGAAGAAACGCGCGGTCATCCAGGCCGCGCTCGAACGCGCGCGTGCGAAGAAAGCGGAAAACGCCGCGCAAGGTCTCGGCCCCAGGAACACGACCGATATCAGCGCAGCAACGCAGGCGCAGATCGACGAAGCCGAGGCACGCCGTCGCCGGCTAGGTATCGCTAACGACAGTTCCGAATCCACACCCAAGCAAGACGTCGATCAACCCAAAAAGTCCTGACCGAGCCGCATGAACGCGACCAAACGACGTGCGATCTACGAGACGCTGCAGAGCCTGAACCCGCATCCGACGACCGAACTGGAATACTCGACACCGTTCGAGTTGCTGATCGCCGTGATGTTGTCCGCGCAAGCAACGGACGTCTCCGTGAACAAGGCAATGCGCCGGATGTTTCCCGTCGCGAACACGCCGCAGAAAGTGTTCGACCTCGGTGAGGAAGGCGTCGCCGACTACATCAAGACGATCGGCCTGTATCGCACGAAAGCGAAGAACGTGATCGCGACGTGCCGCATCCTGCTCGATCAGTACGGCGGCGAAGTGCCCGACGGGCGCGAAGCGCTGGAAAGCCTGCCGGGCGTCGGCCGCAAGACGGCGAACGTCGTGCTGAACACGGCGTTCGGCCAGCCGACCATCGCCGTCGATACGCACATCTTTCGGGTTGCCAACCGAACGGGCCTCGCGCCCGGCAAGGACGTCCGCGCTGTCGAACTGGCGCTGGAAAAGTTCACGCCCGCCGAGTTCCTGCACGATGCGCATCACTGGCTGATTCTGCACGGGCGCTATGTGTGCAAGGCACGCCGGCCGGAATGCTGGCATTGCGTGATCGAGCCGCTGTGCGAATTCAAGCCGAAGACGCCGCCACCTGATCTGTGAGCACCCCGCGTGGCGCGCCCGCACCATCCGTCTGCGCGCGCTGCGGGCGCGGCGTAAAATGAACAGTCGCTCGCTATGTCCGGGCAGACGCACAGCGCACACTGCCTGCCCCACTTGCTTTCACCGTCCGAAGTCCATCGATGTTCAATCCCAGCCGCGACGAAGTCCGCCGTTTTTTCACCGACACCTGGCGCAAACAGCGCGCGGGTGAAATCCTGACGCCGCTCGAAGCGATCGCCGCCGACTGGATCGTCGAGCATCCCGAGTATCACGCCGAACTGAAGGATGCCGAGGCCGCCTCGGCGCAGGACTACTCGCCCGAACGTGGGCAGACCAATCCGTTCCTGCATCTGTCGATGCATCTCGCGATCACCGAGCAACTGTCGATCGACCAGCCGCCCGGCATTCGCGCCGCGCACGACCGGCTCGCCGCGCGCCTCGGCTCCACGCACGACGCGCAGCACGCGATCATGGAGTGTCTGGGCGAAACGATCTGGGAAGCGCAGCGTACCAACACGCCGCCTGATACCGACGCCTATCTGCAGCGCATCGAGCGCCGCGCGACGCGCGATTGACTGACGGCGCGAACCATCGCGCCAGCCGAAACCCGTCGCACGAAAACAAACACCCCGCCAAGGCGGGGTGTTTGTCGTGATCCGTCAGCGAGCGTGAACTGCCTACTTCTTCTGCACGAGATCGCCGTCCAGCGATTCGATGTACGCAGCGATATCTTTCATGTCGCTCGGCGACAGGCTTTGCACCTGCGCCTGCATGATCGCGTTGTTGCGGCCCAGGTGCGGGTTGCCCGTGCCCATCTGATACTGGCGCAGCGCCCAGTAGACGTAATCGGCATGCTGACCGGCGAGCTTCGGATATTCGGGCGTCACGGGCTTGTTCAGATTCGGGCCGTGGCAGGCCGCGCAGTTGTGGCTCTCGGAGAGTGCCTTGCCGTTGGCGGCATCCGCCGCGTGCGCGTTCGATGCGACGACAAAACCGGCCAGCGCGAGCGTCGCGCATGCAGCCTTGACCACCGTATGAAGTGCGTGGGGATGCTTCTTCATGGATTCTCCTGTGTCGACGGACGTTTGCGCTTTAGCGCCTGTCGCCGTCCCATGCAAACTGGTTGCGCCGCGAACTGAATGAGCCGATGACGCGCTGGCGCGCGCCGCCGTCATTTGTCGGGATTGTTCTTCGAAGAGGCCGTCTGCACCGAGTAATACGCGGCGATGTCGGCGATGTCCTGGTCGGTCAGCGTCACAGCGATGGCATGCATCGTGTCGAAATGGCGATCGCCCTTCTTGTACGCGTGCAGCGCGTTTTCCA
Proteins encoded in this window:
- the rsxB gene encoding electron transport complex subunit RsxB, which gives rise to MTESKILADRIEDLLPQTQCTKCGYPHCRAYAEAIAQGEASYNQCPPGGAEGIERLATLLGKPVIPLNLDNGVERARPVAFIDENLCIGCTLCMQACPVDAIVGAPKQMHTMVAELCTGCDLCVPPCPVDCIEMIPVTGDKTGWDAWSQQQADAARARHDGHRTRLAAEREAAEARAAAKRAAAASANAPAPAARVAGPAPTEPAVPAVEAVGTAAAPATDAEAKKRAVIQAALERARAKKAENAAQGLGPRNTTDISAATQAQIDEAEARRRRLGIANDSSESTPKQDVDQPKKS
- the nth gene encoding endonuclease III produces the protein MNATKRRAIYETLQSLNPHPTTELEYSTPFELLIAVMLSAQATDVSVNKAMRRMFPVANTPQKVFDLGEEGVADYIKTIGLYRTKAKNVIATCRILLDQYGGEVPDGREALESLPGVGRKTANVVLNTAFGQPTIAVDTHIFRVANRTGLAPGKDVRAVELALEKFTPAEFLHDAHHWLILHGRYVCKARRPECWHCVIEPLCEFKPKTPPPDL
- a CDS encoding DUF1841 family protein, encoding MFNPSRDEVRRFFTDTWRKQRAGEILTPLEAIAADWIVEHPEYHAELKDAEAASAQDYSPERGQTNPFLHLSMHLAITEQLSIDQPPGIRAAHDRLAARLGSTHDAQHAIMECLGETIWEAQRTNTPPDTDAYLQRIERRATRD
- a CDS encoding c-type cytochrome, whose protein sequence is MKKHPHALHTVVKAACATLALAGFVVASNAHAADAANGKALSESHNCAACHGPNLNKPVTPEYPKLAGQHADYVYWALRQYQMGTGNPHLGRNNAIMQAQVQSLSPSDMKDIAAYIESLDGDLVQKK